Proteins from a single region of Fibrobacter sp. UWT2:
- the hpt gene encoding hypoxanthine phosphoribosyltransferase, with translation MYRMSEKPLIDATEIHERVATLAREIAAAYDYDILISALTGAYMFTADLTRELAKVQGINATQKRIAFIKASSYGESMESSGKLQVQGLERINLQGKKILMVDDIADTGSTLLGLCEMLREAGVQDVRTCVLLNKQERREVDITADFVGFEIANEFVVGYGLDYANNYRFLPDIWTLQETN, from the coding sequence ATGTACAGGATGTCCGAAAAACCGCTGATTGACGCAACCGAGATTCATGAACGGGTGGCAACGCTTGCCCGTGAAATCGCTGCGGCTTACGATTACGACATCCTGATTTCGGCACTCACCGGCGCCTACATGTTTACCGCCGACTTGACTCGCGAACTCGCCAAGGTTCAAGGCATAAATGCGACTCAAAAGAGAATCGCCTTCATCAAAGCCTCTAGCTACGGCGAATCCATGGAATCGAGCGGCAAGCTCCAGGTGCAGGGTCTTGAAAGAATCAACCTTCAGGGCAAAAAAATCCTGATGGTCGATGACATCGCCGACACAGGTTCCACACTGCTCGGACTTTGCGAAATGCTCCGGGAAGCGGGCGTCCAAGACGTTCGTACCTGCGTTTTACTGAACAAACAGGAGCGTCGCGAAGTAGACATCACGGCAGATTTTGTAGGTTTTGAAATAGCAAACGAATTCGTGGTAGGTTACGGGCTCGACTACGCAAACAATTACCGATTCCTACCGGATATATGGACACTACAGGAGACCAACTAA
- a CDS encoding DUF3536 domain-containing protein → MEKKHPLYFTIHGHFYQPPRENPWTGVIENQPSARPFHDWNDRIASECYSPNSASRILSPNGRIVDIVNNYDFMSFNMGPTLMGWIRTNAPDTYKRIQEADKRSAERLNGHGNAIAQVYNHIIMPLASAEDKKTQIRWGIEDFKFHFGRMPEAMWLAETAINFETVVELIKAGIKYTILSPTQADKFRKLGDTEWTGCSNTDIDTTRPYRIYPRNKDGVLVCDGYLDVFFYNPWLSSAVGFEHLLRDAGTFGNRIRDAWDEKRTDPQLVSIGTDGESYGHHEPFGDMCAAWLYNHYAPDHNMVPVNYGWFLEEFPPQHEVLLKNFYSEGCAWSCAHGVGRWYRDCGCSTGGGPGWNQKWRGPLRDAFNHLKKLADDIFYREFEKISDVDPWEARNNFVEVLVAPEDESRIKAFLAKTVKDPNDPDMCAKAIRLLEIQKFCLFSFTSCGWFFNDIEGLEPVQNMRYALRAMELLEPFLPYGHHIKNEVISILARATSNEHKWNGAEVFTNYAEEKVPVVVKEMAEQAAMFHLNLEDDSEKNKKIVATKIASRRRQTLVRTEYYDKYINERRISTVLAITDMLGRINLVVADGENEQNGLKFVENPNMSTQELQDTYPTAYVVRMRNLMSDSIKRINQISTKKYLNEITESFSNFALSHGLSIDSLADLDHTLPDTMRKILSLEINSKIHHLALAYMESDDQKVFDEIKDLIEEAKALHTHFSFGGTGRMFHAKLVKLIDSVFESFDPAAVKHITGLITVADWLGLGIDKTSLENKVFPAYQEYVKYPTSKIAALKPMFSWLNFET, encoded by the coding sequence ATGGAAAAGAAGCACCCCCTTTATTTTACGATCCACGGTCACTTTTACCAGCCGCCTCGTGAAAATCCTTGGACGGGCGTTATCGAGAATCAGCCGAGCGCACGCCCTTTCCACGACTGGAACGACCGTATTGCAAGTGAATGTTATAGTCCGAATTCCGCCAGCCGTATTTTGAGCCCGAACGGACGTATTGTCGATATTGTCAACAACTACGATTTTATGAGCTTCAACATGGGTCCGACTCTCATGGGTTGGATTCGCACGAACGCGCCCGACACCTACAAGCGCATTCAAGAAGCCGACAAGCGAAGCGCCGAACGCCTAAATGGTCATGGTAACGCCATTGCGCAGGTGTACAACCACATCATTATGCCGCTCGCATCTGCCGAAGACAAAAAGACGCAGATCCGCTGGGGCATCGAAGATTTTAAGTTCCACTTTGGCCGCATGCCCGAAGCCATGTGGCTCGCCGAAACCGCCATCAACTTCGAGACGGTGGTGGAACTCATCAAGGCCGGTATCAAGTACACGATTCTTTCACCCACGCAGGCCGACAAGTTCCGCAAGCTGGGTGATACCGAATGGACCGGCTGCAGCAACACCGATATCGACACGACTCGCCCGTACCGCATTTACCCGCGCAACAAAGACGGCGTACTCGTTTGCGACGGCTACCTGGATGTATTCTTCTACAACCCGTGGCTTTCTTCTGCCGTGGGCTTTGAACACTTGCTGCGCGATGCAGGCACCTTCGGCAACCGCATCAGGGATGCCTGGGACGAAAAGCGCACCGACCCGCAGCTGGTAAGCATCGGTACCGATGGCGAAAGCTACGGTCACCATGAACCGTTTGGCGACATGTGCGCCGCCTGGCTCTACAACCACTACGCTCCCGACCATAACATGGTGCCGGTAAACTACGGCTGGTTCCTCGAAGAATTCCCGCCGCAGCACGAAGTATTGCTCAAGAATTTCTACAGTGAAGGTTGCGCCTGGAGCTGCGCCCACGGTGTTGGCCGCTGGTACCGCGATTGCGGATGCTCGACAGGCGGCGGCCCGGGCTGGAACCAGAAATGGCGCGGTCCTCTGCGCGACGCATTCAACCACCTGAAAAAGCTCGCCGACGACATCTTCTACCGCGAATTCGAAAAGATTTCGGATGTGGATCCGTGGGAAGCCCGCAACAACTTTGTGGAAGTCCTGGTCGCTCCCGAAGACGAATCCCGCATCAAGGCGTTCCTCGCCAAGACCGTCAAGGATCCGAACGATCCGGACATGTGCGCGAAAGCTATCCGCCTGCTTGAAATCCAGAAGTTCTGCCTGTTCAGCTTTACGAGCTGCGGCTGGTTCTTCAACGACATCGAAGGTCTGGAACCGGTGCAGAACATGCGTTACGCACTGCGTGCCATGGAGCTTCTGGAACCATTCCTGCCGTACGGTCACCATATCAAGAACGAAGTCATTAGCATTCTCGCCCGTGCCACGAGTAACGAACACAAGTGGAACGGCGCCGAAGTGTTTACGAACTACGCCGAAGAAAAGGTTCCGGTGGTCGTGAAGGAAATGGCCGAACAAGCCGCCATGTTCCACTTGAACCTGGAAGACGATTCGGAAAAGAACAAGAAGATTGTTGCCACGAAGATTGCTTCTCGCAGACGTCAGACGCTTGTACGCACCGAGTATTACGACAAGTACATCAACGAGCGCCGCATTTCGACGGTGCTTGCCATTACCGACATGCTCGGCCGAATCAACCTGGTGGTTGCCGATGGCGAAAACGAACAGAACGGTCTCAAGTTCGTCGAAAACCCGAACATGAGTACCCAGGAACTGCAGGATACCTACCCCACCGCCTACGTGGTGCGTATGCGTAACCTTATGAGCGACTCCATCAAGCGCATCAACCAGATTTCGACTAAGAAGTACCTGAACGAAATTACGGAATCGTTCTCAAACTTCGCCCTTTCGCATGGCCTTTCAATCGACAGTCTGGCCGACCTCGACCATACCCTGCCGGACACCATGCGCAAGATTCTTTCGCTCGAAATCAACTCCAAGATTCACCATCTGGCGCTCGCCTACATGGAATCTGACGACCAAAAGGTCTTCGACGAAATCAAGGACCTGATCGAAGAAGCAAAGGCATTGCATACCCACTTCTCGTTCGGCGGTACAGGTCGCATGTTCCATGCCAAGCTCGTAAAGCTGATTGATTCCGTGTTCGAAAGTTTCGACCCGGCTGCAGTCAAGCACATTACGGGCCTCATTACCGTGGCCGACTGGCTTGGCCTCGGCATCGACAAGACGAGCCTCGAAAACAAGGTGTTCCCCGCATACCAGGAATACGTGAAATACCCGACCAGCAAGATTGCGGCACTCAAGCCCATGTTCAGCTGGCTGAACTTTGAAACGTAA
- a CDS encoding glycosyl hydrolase, whose product MGCKLLAALSAFSMVSAFAAPTMYEAEDLPGASVAEGAEFSGGKYAKTADPSGITFTVKVEETAVYDITTKVLIKQYDWTTSKIAVNGVDVGSMLTTPRNCDSSYVVSASAKMKAGENKITVGNQALGVDYITIERHPDPTFNIGTAPVTPNASESAQKLYSFLRENFGKKTISGMMISDQNFNYNYGDMKLLGPGECTPADSCKFSDEEVSWKGQTDIAEFYKRSGHYPAIGGFDMLFAAGGHHEEGWFKGYTENNLFMTEDLWKMGGIPTYTWHWKVGEDTVFYTQGTPAGFNNPGCTEGVMGTSNTNTCFNYTKAFKGDKCQEIDETSQEYKDIVADVDIVSGYFKQLQDKGIAVVWRPLHEASGGWFWWGTASAECYVQLYRLVFKRMVETNKLNNLIWVWNINTDPKFGYDYSALNAAWYPGDEYVDIVAVDIYDPLNDHNSAANYYNKIVSDVGTSKMIALSENGAIPDIDSIAEDKAYWSYWMTWSQTWSGNFLEKTPADMWKRNLDDERIIALDNMPGWDKYIAEVTTSAFNRISNKLSITLQGNNLNITIPQAGHTSIALFDMLGHKVASLAKGNLPAGSLQFSLEGIASGNYIVRAKNGTAGYAQRIRVK is encoded by the coding sequence ATGGGATGTAAATTACTCGCGGCGCTGTCCGCATTCTCTATGGTGTCTGCTTTTGCAGCCCCCACCATGTACGAAGCCGAAGATTTGCCTGGCGCAAGCGTTGCCGAAGGCGCCGAATTTTCGGGCGGAAAATACGCAAAGACCGCAGACCCTAGCGGCATCACGTTCACCGTCAAGGTTGAAGAAACCGCCGTCTACGATATTACCACCAAGGTTTTAATCAAGCAATACGACTGGACCACCTCTAAAATCGCGGTCAACGGTGTGGATGTAGGTTCCATGCTTACCACCCCGCGCAACTGCGATTCGAGCTACGTGGTTTCGGCATCGGCCAAAATGAAGGCCGGCGAAAACAAAATTACCGTGGGTAACCAGGCTCTTGGCGTGGACTACATTACCATAGAACGCCACCCCGACCCGACATTCAACATCGGAACTGCACCAGTCACGCCGAACGCAAGCGAAAGCGCCCAGAAGCTCTATAGTTTCCTGCGCGAGAACTTCGGCAAAAAGACCATTAGCGGCATGATGATTAGCGACCAGAATTTCAACTACAATTATGGCGACATGAAACTCTTGGGCCCCGGCGAATGCACGCCCGCAGACTCTTGCAAGTTCAGCGACGAAGAAGTCTCGTGGAAGGGCCAGACCGACATCGCCGAATTCTACAAGCGTAGCGGCCACTACCCCGCTATTGGCGGCTTCGACATGCTGTTTGCCGCAGGCGGCCACCACGAAGAAGGCTGGTTCAAGGGCTACACCGAAAACAACCTGTTCATGACCGAAGACCTGTGGAAAATGGGCGGCATTCCGACTTATACCTGGCACTGGAAGGTGGGCGAAGACACCGTATTCTACACGCAGGGCACTCCCGCAGGCTTTAACAACCCCGGCTGCACCGAAGGCGTCATGGGCACTTCGAACACAAATACCTGCTTTAACTACACCAAGGCTTTCAAGGGCGACAAGTGCCAAGAAATTGATGAAACCTCACAGGAATACAAGGACATCGTCGCCGACGTGGACATTGTCTCGGGCTACTTCAAGCAACTGCAAGACAAGGGAATTGCCGTCGTATGGCGCCCCTTGCATGAGGCCAGCGGTGGCTGGTTCTGGTGGGGTACCGCAAGCGCCGAATGCTATGTACAGCTGTACCGCTTGGTATTCAAGCGCATGGTCGAAACCAACAAGCTCAACAACTTGATTTGGGTCTGGAACATCAATACCGACCCGAAATTCGGTTACGACTACAGCGCACTGAATGCAGCCTGGTACCCGGGCGATGAATACGTGGACATTGTCGCTGTTGACATTTACGACCCGCTGAACGACCACAACTCTGCCGCCAATTACTACAACAAGATTGTGAGCGACGTGGGCACAAGCAAGATGATTGCCTTGAGCGAAAACGGCGCTATTCCGGACATCGACAGCATTGCCGAAGACAAGGCTTATTGGAGCTACTGGATGACTTGGAGCCAGACCTGGAGCGGAAACTTCTTGGAAAAGACTCCTGCCGACATGTGGAAGCGAAACCTGGACGACGAACGCATTATCGCTCTCGACAACATGCCCGGCTGGGACAAATACATCGCCGAAGTTACCACAAGCGCATTCAACCGAATTTCAAATAAATTAAGCATCACGCTGCAAGGCAACAACCTGAACATCACCATTCCGCAAGCAGGCCACACAAGCATCGCGCTCTTTGACATGCTCGGACACAAAGTAGCAAGCCTCGCCAAGGGCAACCTGCCCGCAGGTTCCCTGCAATTCAGCCTCGAAGGCATCGCCAGCGGCAACTACATCGTACGCGCCAAAAACGGCACCGCAGGCTACGCGCAGAGAATCAGGGTGAAGTAG
- a CDS encoding glycosyl hydrolase — MNTYHFLTASALALSTYSMAAAIRVEAEAAVPADDHKLETVADANASGGKYVEMGEGDLAFSVDMPSDGYYTLYVNYKLPTDRGNKTQNLTLNGSSAGQITFGSADEFTTLKAAGKIKLKKGENTIGITHSWGWVGIDYIEITEFEATPWNISPKPVTPEPTESAQKLYNFLYTNFGKKVISGVMTERPFENDGKYTPQDFDTQTELSYINKASGKNVVLVGFDFLHSSGKNSDQQWYQGYTHASLEMAKTVWKKGGIPQFNWHWKDPMHTVEAFYTQSSGNDPYTEFSIGLAYDTTTGKWKTDSDEYKAIMRDMEMIADSLLTLQKEGVAVLWRPLHEASGKWFWWGTDGAKACVALYKLMFDTFVNKKGLHNLIWVWTTDEAPDALDWYPGDEYVDVVGRDYYYYPRESNHASLISSFEKVKDTYGAKKIVTLSENGSVPYPDEMKADGANWSWFMPWYGDYAMEGWANDNNAESWKTVMNNEYTLTLEDMPGWNKYEMQTTVIASAKKAASTIQLVGRDLQVNLNASTAQVSIYDLQGNRVLAKKMSQNGTIALSRLARGPYLVRIQANSLTQNHKITLK, encoded by the coding sequence ATGAACACCTATCATTTTTTAACCGCATCAGCACTCGCTTTATCGACCTACTCCATGGCCGCAGCCATTCGCGTTGAGGCCGAAGCCGCTGTACCCGCCGACGACCACAAACTTGAAACCGTTGCAGACGCAAACGCTTCGGGCGGCAAGTACGTCGAAATGGGTGAAGGCGATCTTGCGTTCTCCGTAGACATGCCTAGCGACGGTTACTACACGCTGTATGTGAACTACAAGCTCCCTACCGATCGCGGCAACAAGACTCAAAATTTGACTTTGAACGGAAGCTCCGCCGGCCAAATCACCTTCGGCTCTGCCGATGAATTCACGACGCTTAAAGCTGCAGGAAAAATCAAGCTGAAAAAAGGTGAAAACACCATCGGGATTACGCATTCCTGGGGATGGGTCGGCATTGACTATATCGAAATCACCGAATTCGAAGCGACACCTTGGAACATCAGCCCCAAGCCCGTCACTCCGGAGCCCACCGAAAGCGCCCAGAAGCTCTACAACTTCTTGTACACGAACTTCGGCAAGAAAGTCATTAGCGGCGTGATGACCGAACGCCCCTTCGAAAACGACGGCAAATACACCCCGCAAGATTTTGACACCCAGACCGAACTCAGCTACATCAACAAGGCAAGCGGCAAGAACGTGGTTCTCGTCGGTTTTGACTTCTTGCATTCCTCCGGCAAGAATTCCGATCAACAATGGTATCAGGGTTACACGCATGCTTCCTTAGAAATGGCAAAGACCGTATGGAAGAAGGGTGGCATTCCGCAATTCAACTGGCATTGGAAAGACCCGATGCACACCGTAGAAGCATTCTACACACAATCGAGCGGAAACGATCCCTACACCGAATTTAGCATCGGCCTCGCTTACGACACCACTACCGGCAAGTGGAAAACCGACAGCGACGAATACAAGGCCATTATGCGCGACATGGAAATGATCGCCGATTCCCTGCTCACGCTCCAGAAAGAAGGCGTAGCCGTGCTGTGGCGTCCGCTTCACGAAGCAAGCGGCAAATGGTTCTGGTGGGGCACCGACGGCGCCAAAGCCTGCGTAGCCCTGTACAAACTCATGTTCGACACCTTTGTGAACAAGAAAGGTCTGCATAACTTGATTTGGGTTTGGACCACTGACGAAGCGCCCGATGCACTGGATTGGTATCCCGGCGACGAATACGTAGACGTGGTGGGTCGCGACTATTACTACTACCCGCGCGAATCAAATCACGCCTCGCTCATTAGCTCTTTCGAAAAAGTCAAGGATACGTACGGTGCCAAGAAAATCGTCACACTATCTGAAAACGGCTCCGTGCCCTACCCCGATGAAATGAAGGCCGATGGCGCCAACTGGAGTTGGTTCATGCCGTGGTACGGTGACTACGCCATGGAAGGCTGGGCAAACGACAACAATGCTGAAAGCTGGAAGACCGTCATGAACAACGAATACACATTGACGCTCGAAGACATGCCCGGCTGGAACAAGTACGAAATGCAGACGACCGTGATCGCCTCCGCCAAGAAAGCAGCCTCTACAATCCAGCTTGTCGGTCGCGATTTGCAGGTAAACTTGAACGCCTCAACGGCACAAGTCTCGATTTATGATTTGCAAGGAAACCGCGTGCTCGCGAAAAAGATGAGCCAAAACGGCACGATTGCGCTTTCTCGCCTCGCCCGCGGACCGTACCTAGTGCGTATCCAGGCGAACAGTTTGACTCAAAACCACAAAATTACGCTAAAATAA
- a CDS encoding glycosyl hydrolase encodes MEFTKTLLAFGLAAAASASAAQYEAEDGTLTKDAAVASNTEASGGKYVKMNGGDITFPAVTVEKAGQYSVVVHYMNNYGGDKINYVGVGSTTSQVSFPVTDKGKFVDVETVLTLAAGANTIAITNSWGWIDVDYIEVKEFEAKAFTLCNAPVTKNATPSAIKLYNFLVNNFGKKTISGVMTGNMDAYTIGDATQHEDVQAVFKAGGKYPALIGADLMNATGANKDEGWFQQYTEKAIDIAKTTWKKGGIPAFTWHWRPGDEVEFYVKGAHDTYTEFDFSEAFIKGSTTWDTTSAAYKAIVGDIDHVSQIFLDLQKEGVAAIFRPLHESGGNWFWWSINTGKQFIALYQLLYERMVFKNGVNNLIWDFNPQDASKLSWTPGETYYDVLSVDIYNKANDHQSNSAAFIDFANKGGTNKIIALSENGPIPDVDNMYAENAPWSWWMPWYDSWSAGYVSQTAASVWQKNLADERIITLDEMPGWDNYSEAASATKACPTSTENAKYGAGEATPEDYKNLMMAVTYTALNDSGANIELKKVPNLTGATTVSLKITNNGSGGADNGIWVGLAFVRNGMADDGWTWEMSTSTGCWINDGASATCEFDITKYEDDDKVEHPIDLDNLFSVTLMVAAVGFEGTVIFDELVADNGKVISAFDKKTELFTAADQSKGHIAKIELVDETGAPAAIKPVVAKASASAKLAISGKTVSLTTAKAGMVAVEVFGMNGKRVATLYKGNLAAGTSAFSLADMPKGRYIVRVKGAGLAATQPVLIK; translated from the coding sequence ATGGAATTTACTAAAACCCTTCTCGCATTCGGCCTTGCCGCAGCAGCATCCGCAAGCGCTGCTCAATACGAAGCCGAAGACGGAACACTCACCAAAGACGCAGCTGTCGCCTCCAATACCGAAGCATCGGGCGGCAAGTACGTCAAGATGAACGGCGGCGACATCACGTTCCCCGCTGTTACCGTCGAGAAAGCCGGCCAATACAGCGTAGTGGTCCACTACATGAACAATTACGGTGGCGACAAGATCAACTATGTCGGTGTCGGCAGTACTACCTCTCAGGTTTCCTTCCCGGTTACAGACAAAGGCAAGTTTGTCGATGTCGAAACCGTCCTTACACTTGCAGCAGGCGCAAACACGATCGCCATTACCAATAGCTGGGGCTGGATCGATGTTGACTACATCGAAGTCAAGGAATTCGAAGCCAAGGCATTCACCCTTTGCAACGCTCCCGTTACCAAGAACGCCACCCCGTCTGCAATCAAGCTTTACAACTTCTTGGTCAACAACTTTGGCAAGAAGACCATTTCTGGCGTAATGACCGGCAACATGGATGCCTACACCATTGGCGACGCCACCCAGCACGAAGACGTGCAAGCAGTTTTCAAGGCCGGCGGCAAGTACCCGGCACTCATCGGTGCAGACCTCATGAACGCAACCGGCGCCAACAAGGACGAAGGCTGGTTCCAGCAGTACACCGAAAAGGCTATCGATATCGCAAAAACCACCTGGAAGAAGGGCGGCATCCCGGCCTTCACGTGGCACTGGCGCCCGGGTGACGAAGTTGAATTCTACGTGAAGGGAGCACATGACACCTACACCGAATTCGACTTCTCCGAAGCATTCATCAAGGGATCCACCACTTGGGATACGACTTCTGCCGCTTACAAGGCAATTGTCGGAGATATCGACCACGTTTCCCAGATTTTCTTGGACCTCCAGAAAGAAGGCGTTGCCGCCATCTTCCGCCCGTTGCATGAATCCGGCGGAAACTGGTTCTGGTGGAGCATCAATACGGGCAAGCAGTTTATCGCCCTCTACCAGTTGCTCTACGAACGCATGGTGTTCAAGAACGGCGTGAACAACTTGATTTGGGACTTTAACCCGCAAGACGCCTCCAAGCTTTCCTGGACTCCGGGCGAAACCTACTACGACGTTCTTAGCGTTGACATTTACAACAAGGCAAACGATCACCAGAGCAACAGCGCTGCATTCATCGACTTTGCCAACAAGGGCGGCACCAACAAGATTATCGCCCTCAGCGAAAACGGCCCGATTCCCGATGTCGACAACATGTACGCAGAAAATGCTCCGTGGAGCTGGTGGATGCCGTGGTATGATTCCTGGTCTGCAGGCTACGTGAGCCAAACCGCCGCAAGCGTATGGCAGAAGAACCTCGCCGACGAACGAATCATCACGCTCGACGAAATGCCGGGTTGGGACAACTATAGCGAAGCAGCCTCTGCAACAAAGGCTTGCCCGACTTCGACTGAAAATGCCAAGTACGGTGCCGGCGAAGCTACTCCTGAAGACTACAAGAACCTGATGATGGCCGTGACCTACACTGCCTTGAACGACAGCGGTGCAAACATCGAACTCAAAAAGGTTCCGAACCTCACTGGCGCAACGACAGTTTCCTTGAAGATTACGAATAACGGTTCCGGCGGTGCAGACAATGGCATCTGGGTTGGTCTCGCCTTTGTCCGCAACGGTATGGCAGATGACGGTTGGACGTGGGAAATGTCTACCTCCACCGGCTGCTGGATCAACGACGGAGCCTCCGCTACTTGCGAATTTGACATTACCAAGTACGAAGACGACGACAAGGTGGAACATCCGATTGACCTCGACAACCTCTTCTCTGTAACGCTCATGGTTGCAGCAGTAGGCTTCGAAGGAACCGTGATTTTCGATGAACTCGTCGCCGACAACGGCAAGGTGATTTCCGCATTCGACAAGAAGACCGAACTCTTCACCGCCGCCGATCAGAGCAAGGGTCATATCGCAAAGATTGAACTCGTCGACGAAACGGGCGCACCTGCCGCCATCAAGCCGGTAGTCGCCAAGGCTAGCGCCTCCGCCAAGCTCGCCATCTCGGGTAAGACCGTCTCGCTCACCACCGCCAAGGCTGGCATGGTCGCTGTCGAAGTGTTCGGCATGAACGGCAAGCGCGTGGCAACGCTCTACAAGGGTAACCTCGCCGCAGGCACCAGCGCATTCAGCCTCGCCGATATGCCCAAGGGCCGCTACATCGTACGCGTCAAGGGCGCAGGCCTCGCTGCCACTCAGCCGGTCTTAATCAAGTAA
- a CDS encoding aldose 1-epimerase, giving the protein MSQFKLIFRPLGTIPCFVLQRDDGAEIEILNGFGSGLNAWRVPVENTQNARTSTMLDLLYGYRDEATLRKISPDTNAGCRLSPFPGRTAFAKFTWQGKTYELVNNVSWAPHALHGFLQDKEWEFDSFESENDSCTAIFTCDWPGAFAGFPFPFRATNTITFSGESVSITSTVKNIGNTDMPYSEGWHPYFMLGEKIDNLNLKLPKCSLALLDKADIPTGEYKEDTRFESGRKINDEFINDCFCLEKDVTQLQAVGSDFINNAHVLLESNRYTLDIWQKAGVEQYNAIQIYTPPDRMSIAIEPMTTEPDALNHHRGLIVIPPGEERTFNFGFRFHEKMGIEL; this is encoded by the coding sequence ATGAGTCAATTCAAGCTTATTTTCCGCCCCCTGGGCACCATTCCCTGTTTTGTATTACAACGCGACGACGGCGCCGAAATTGAAATCTTGAACGGTTTCGGCAGCGGCTTGAATGCCTGGCGTGTCCCTGTAGAAAATACGCAAAACGCCCGAACCTCCACCATGCTTGACTTGCTTTACGGCTATAGGGACGAAGCGACCCTCCGTAAGATTTCTCCCGACACGAATGCGGGCTGCAGACTCTCGCCCTTCCCGGGACGCACGGCCTTCGCCAAGTTCACTTGGCAGGGCAAGACCTACGAACTTGTGAACAACGTAAGCTGGGCTCCCCATGCCCTGCACGGATTCTTGCAGGATAAGGAATGGGAATTTGATTCCTTTGAAAGCGAAAACGACAGCTGCACCGCCATATTCACCTGCGATTGGCCGGGCGCATTTGCTGGTTTCCCGTTCCCCTTCCGCGCTACGAACACCATTACCTTCTCGGGCGAAAGCGTTTCGATCACCTCGACCGTTAAAAACATCGGCAACACCGACATGCCTTATTCCGAAGGTTGGCACCCCTACTTTATGTTGGGTGAAAAAATCGACAATTTGAACCTGAAGCTGCCCAAATGCTCTTTGGCGCTTTTGGACAAAGCCGATATTCCTACCGGAGAATACAAGGAAGACACCCGTTTTGAATCCGGCCGCAAGATTAACGACGAATTCATCAACGACTGTTTCTGCCTCGAAAAAGACGTCACCCAACTGCAGGCCGTAGGCTCTGACTTTATCAACAACGCTCACGTTTTGCTCGAAAGCAACCGTTACACGCTTGACATTTGGCAAAAGGCCGGCGTTGAACAGTACAATGCCATCCAGATTTATACGCCGCCTGACCGCATGAGCATCGCTATCGAGCCCATGACAACGGAACCCGATGCATTGAATCACCACCGTGGTCTCATTGTGATCCCGCCTGGTGAAGAACGCACATTCAATTTTGGCTTCCGTTTCCACGAAAAAATGGGCATCGAGTTATAA